One window from the genome of Capillibacterium thermochitinicola encodes:
- a CDS encoding cell wall hydrolase, which produces MMRIVTYGLLVIMFFGYSIPAHAWTYQIRWGDSLYKLSRRFGTDVATLKAVNKLSGDRIRAGGKLWIPDAPKQARAQASTLSKVNNGDLYLLARLINGEARGEPFTGQVAVGAVILNRVKSGKFPKTIAGNIYKAGEFESVANGQIWQPLTSSAVKATKAALGGWDPSGGALYFYNPAKIRNPYSWIWSRKVINRIGRHVFAV; this is translated from the coding sequence ATGATGCGTATCGTAACCTATGGTCTGCTTGTAATTATGTTTTTTGGCTATTCCATTCCCGCCCACGCTTGGACCTATCAGATCCGGTGGGGCGACTCCCTCTACAAGTTGTCCCGGCGTTTTGGCACCGACGTGGCGACCTTAAAAGCCGTCAATAAACTGTCCGGCGACCGAATTCGGGCCGGCGGGAAACTATGGATTCCCGATGCGCCCAAGCAGGCACGGGCACAGGCATCAACACTATCGAAAGTTAATAATGGCGACCTGTATCTGCTGGCGCGGTTGATTAACGGCGAAGCCCGCGGCGAGCCGTTCACGGGTCAAGTCGCGGTCGGCGCGGTTATCCTTAATCGGGTCAAATCGGGGAAATTTCCAAAGACGATCGCCGGTAATATTTATAAAGCCGGTGAATTCGAATCCGTCGCCAACGGACAGATTTGGCAGCCGCTAACCAGTAGCGCCGTAAAGGCCACCAAAGCGGCACTCGGCGGTTGGGATCCAAGCGGTGGTGCTCTGTATTTCTACAATCCGGCCAAAATCCGCAACCCATACAGTTGGATCTGGTCGCGAAAGGTGATTAACCGGATTGGGCGGCATGTTTTTGCCGTGTAA
- a CDS encoding peroxiredoxin: protein MENKLPLIGDKFPQISVKTTHGLKTYPDDLKGKWFVFFSHPADFTPVCTTEFVAFEKRAAEFRKIGAELVGLSIDQVFSHIKWLEWIKEKLDTEISFPVVADDTGEVAKQLGLIHPGQGTNTVRAVFVVDPEGTVRAILYYPQELGRNIDEILRMVKGLQVATEKGVALPANWPNNELIQDKVIIPPATDEKTAKERKATYDCYDWWFCHKKIS, encoded by the coding sequence ATGGAAAACAAATTACCTTTGATTGGTGACAAATTCCCACAGATTAGTGTGAAGACGACCCATGGGCTAAAGACTTATCCCGATGATCTGAAGGGGAAATGGTTTGTCTTCTTCAGCCACCCGGCCGACTTTACCCCGGTTTGTACCACCGAGTTTGTTGCGTTCGAAAAAAGAGCAGCCGAATTCCGGAAGATCGGGGCCGAACTGGTCGGGCTCAGTATCGACCAAGTCTTTTCCCATATTAAATGGTTGGAATGGATCAAGGAGAAACTGGATACGGAGATCTCCTTCCCCGTGGTTGCCGATGATACCGGCGAAGTTGCGAAGCAGCTGGGCCTGATTCACCCCGGGCAGGGGACCAATACGGTCCGGGCCGTCTTTGTGGTTGATCCCGAGGGGACCGTCCGGGCGATCTTATATTACCCGCAAGAACTGGGCCGGAACATTGATGAGATCTTACGGATGGTCAAAGGATTACAGGTGGCGACTGAAAAGGGCGTAGCTTTACCCGCCAATTGGCCCAATAACGAATTGATCCAAGATAAAGTGATCATCCCGCCGGCTACGGACGAGAAGACCGCCAAAGAACGGAAGGCGACTTACGACTGTTATGACTGGTGGTTCTGCCACAAAAAAATCTCCTAA